TAATATAATTAGATTGATTGaaataaattgattaaaataaaatcaagggTAAATGACCTTAGGTGTATTCAATTTAAGCAGGTAGAATAGTTTTACAGTTGtacaaagtttaattttttatatacgaGTAAGCCTTCTGCCGTCAATGACTAGGTCAATTCTAGATGCACACTAAGGTACCTAAACTGCAATTGTGAATATAATTATCCATACCTACATACCCAAGGAGTTTCCAACAGTACCTATTATGGAACAATAGGTTTTTCGGTACATCATAAGTTGCTATGACATAATATGCTCCCGAAATGTGTTAATGAAACGCACTCTGCATTTAAAATAAAcgcacttaaaaataaaaatttgatcAAAATATTCACATGATAACGCTACGTACGTTCGACGTAGTTCTGTCCACGTTGTGTCTACGCTAGACAAGGGTGGACAGAAACACGCAATGTAAACTGTAGACTCACATGATAATGCCACGGACATCTTCCCGGTGTAGACCACCAGCAGCATGGAGCCGTACAGGTAGACGTAGTTGCCGAGCACGGAGCTGGCCTCGCTGCCCACGCCATGGTACAGGTAGCCGAAGATTAGCGCGATTATCACGTGACACGCAACTCGGAGCATAAAGTGAGACTGTAAATAACAATGTTCAATGAATAACTGTTAAGAGTAGGTACTTTCAGTGAAGCGACATGACaagcaaaagaaaaaaaagagtttCCATCACAACCCAAAAGTTATAACCCAATTACAGCATTTCAATTATAGTATTTCGAGTTTGTAATTGGGTAGGTACGTGCaagattattattttagtagtcGGTATGTTTATGTTCTtataaaaagtgtaaataaGTACGTAGCGTCGAAACTTTGGTAAGGTTAATATTAGGTCTGTTAAGTTATATTTCAATGCAACAAATTTTAGTTATCACCACCGTATTTTGTGATACTGTGGAAAAAATCTGGAGAAGATGTTCAAATGGCAGTAGCAAAGGGGTGTTAATTTTAACTtactaaaattaaacaaaagtgAAGAAGAGCTTATGTTGttttacctagttggttactaaattgtgttactgcaataatctttatctacataaaatatacgaatgaaagttgaataaactatatattaaaatgaagtacacaaaatcaggaattacatatgacagtataattcaaaatggcctcctctggccttgagacaggccctcaaacgacgaggccagtcatcaatagcggcacgcacgattgtcatgtctaattccgtcactgtcttaactatggcccgcttgaggaagtcaagatttgtgtgggatttagcacaggctttctcctcaataacatgccatatggcataatccagggggttaaggtccgggctggaggacggccagtcttcgtgggcaataaagtcaattttgttccttcgaaaccaggcttgagttgtttttgccttatgtgcaggagctgagtcctttTGAAAGTTAAAGGCCAGGGCTGGTTTTTAAATAgggtggcttaagggcttcactattggttcgagaactgtttcctggtaaactttggccccagttttcatatcttttcacagaaatgaacctgtgttagccccgagtatgacacacccagccaaatcatcacataagagggatgatggcctcgttgcactctcggaacagccgcaatcgcctcttgactgttttttgtatacactctgtcattctggcggttacaacattcttcaatggtaaacattttttcatccgtaaatagtatttttcggtggccattttgtgcgtatcgcttcaatagcacgcgacttctctctagcctcatagtctttaatcgtccattaagcaaatgacctttttgtctgcggtaagcgtgtagtctaaggtcttcattgataacttttttagggagcttcttttcacagacatctgtattgctaacaacttttgcttccggtttcttgcaattctcgccttcactacCTTTATtcgagctggggtccgaacggtgcgtggttttccagacctcttgcggtcatcgaagctctgagtactattgtatgtatTAATTGTGCgctaaacaaattgtttgttgatttttaggttttcaagcaacttcaaaatcatgtttggcgggtgcccacatttgtgcaacgcaattactgcgatacgattctcttttaggccccaattcattatagatacgacgagataaacgttatgtgtggtatataattatagctcacaaatccaccacattatgtcatttttaattttttaggtagcatttgttttaacggaaataaagaggttgcaaatcgagtaacagaacttagtaaccaactaggtataattatatttgaagTGATTTGAGACTTACATAATTCCGAGTAGTGATTAAGTAGTTCCTGTACAGCAATATCCACGTTTGGCGCAAAAGGCCAGATTGTCTGTACATCGTCTTCTTGTGGCTCAGCTGGTGCTTGGTATTTCCCAGAACCGATTTGAATCTGAGCTCCGAACTTATATCTAAAAATTGGCTTATTATGAGTTATCTAGAAAACAGATTAAAATTTTCAAGGTATATAGAACCTATTTGAGTATTACTTTCATTCCTTTCCTACATTTATATGGTGACAAAGAAACGGTTGTTACCAAAATGTTGctattataatacttataggCGTTTCGTATTTTCTTCTTATAAAATATGGGAAACTATGTTTTACACGAAAGAATTCTAATATTTGTGTTCTATTAACTTGTGAAATAAATGTTTCATCTAAATTGTAGAGCCCCGTTATCATAGCATCAAACCGCCTTTCTGACCGGACTTGAATTTGCGTGTTGCGCCTATCCCACGATCCTAGTATTAGTTCTTATGAATTTCAATCTTTTATATTGGAACAGAGTTGAGTTTCATTCGATTCGAATCAAAGCAAATTCAGTCGTAATTTTCTAACATTATTGGTCCAATTTTCACTGTCGATTTTTCTCGGGTGGCCGGCTAGAGGCTTAGATCTCTCTTAAAAACTTTGCAACcttcaatttattaatttatgttttataccTATCTTATAACTCTATAAGTCAAAATGATAGATTCTTTTACACAAACGCTCAATAGCTCATTCAAATTTAGGCTTGTAGCGCACATATGAATAACACTATATACTGCAATAGACGTCAATATTCTATTGCGTCTGATCCCAAAAGATGAATAACTTGTACGGCTACTTTGCTTTTCTACTGTTTTTTCTCACACTTCCATTCCGTAgttattcatacatacatactcacatatAAACACACATACACTACCTAACATAAACAgtttcacttacatacaacttactaAGACCTTTTTAACTGACTAAGGTCTTtctttttacttacttaattggatagttagtcatacaataaaaaaaacttatcttcTCTTGTAATgcaaattttttgaaataaatatatttattaattttaacttttaattgtATAAACTACCTAGTTGAACTACCTATTACCTTACCTAATGGACTAGGTAACGCGGGTATTGTGGGGACATTCCAGCTGGCGGTGCCATCCGGGTTCACCTCGGGTTTGTATCGCAACATCGTCTTGGCTGTCCTGACGAGGTCCACGTCGTATTCTCCCGATGCTACCTCCATCACTGAAACAAGATAAGATATGGGAGGATAAGAGAAAGGAGTCAGTAACATTTTATATACGATGTTGCCAATATCACATGTGCCACTGATTAAATCTTTCACGATTTTCACTTATCGTTAATCGCGTATacttaaacttttaaattacctccgacgttttgaAGACGACATTCTCTTCGTGGTCCCacagaaacattttttgttacCCGCACTTGGACGCTTAAGTagacgcgattaagtcccacttaatttaataagtacctacctgggcgaccgagctttgctcggttataactatttattgtaatatggttggtgtataggtgataatcttaactacatttttttactaaattaaacttgtctaaaacaataaaaattatatataaacttgaacatataaaaaaaaaagttagccatcgggcgagattcgaacccgtaacactcgtttctagccgtccgcgtcttaacccgctggaccagacggacagtggccggcaacacgaaattagcgaccatattctgcgtcgaaagaaaaacgcatgaaaactcgaaaacacgcgttttcccaaacataagactataTTCTCTagatctagatcgattgtatacccccaaaaacccccatataccaaatttcagcgaaatcgttagagccgtttccgagatcacagaaatatatacaagaattgctcgtttaaaggtataaaataatGTCACGCGCGTCGTGAGTATTCATATTTTTCAATTGAGATTAACAAAGACACAAAGCTGGATTGTCAAACTTAAGCTTAGAAAATTTGTTCTTCtcaatatttgtttaaacattGTGTggaatatatttattcatttgtttttcttgttttcttaACTTGACCGCATTAAAAGCCTGTAACCCGATAATTAATCTAATAAGGGCCATTTGCACCAATCATACGAGTAAACGTGGGGTtaatggttaccagtacaatttgacactgggttaacggtttaacccgGGATTAACCCGGGTTAGAGGGATGGTGCAAGTAGCCCTAAGTGCCTTTACTCCTGTTCATTGTCACCTGTActaaaccgaaataaattatGTTCCCACATATTGCATCATAGCGCATGAGACTAACCAGAATAATCTtggttattaatataatttccgGTACTATATCAGTTTAAAGAAGATGTTCGATGTTCATTGTATCGGGCTAAAGATCAACATTCAATGTTTCCATGAATACTGTAGGATGCGCGTGACTGGCTAACTTAACTCGGAATATAGGAAACGATAGGTATATATCAACAGACTACGTAGATTACACGGAACTATGACGCGATGCACTTTAAGAAGCTTCCTTACTCTAACAAGCACACTAACTAAGTACATAAGcaggtatttaatatttttcgcaCCGTTTCGTAAGTGTATTCCAATGCTATATAATCCatgatatttatgaataaagtgTAGTATTATTTAGATCTGTATCCATACGCCTCATGCTTCCATCCTCATAGAATCACTTTATGTTTTGTAGaaagcaatagttatttgttttacaagggggcaaagttgtggtgcattgaaaccctcacaacgcttaagattctacttctcgaaccactcgctatgcgcatggttcaattttggaatcttttgcttgctctgatatcaatattagcacgagcgattaaacaaactttgcctctgaGGTTTCACTCAGAAAAcattcaccacaccaacacgaggaaaatactaactatgatatacttaccaaaaaaatcaaaccaaatcaaatccaaatgaacgtaataaaaaaatatatcattcattatcatcatttaaaagtcaattctaccagccaacataaggaaacaacccaaaatttgcatttgattactgccccacatgtggataaaatgtaactttctcattcgtttttgcacaatcaagagagcctttaccgcGAAAATATTATTGATATGATTACCGAAACAATAACTCATAATTTGTAAATCCTATTGCGATGAGATAAGCCAAAAAAtgagaggagttacatgcgcgttgccgaccctagcatcccccccaccccccctcgttgagccctggcaaccttgctcaccggcaggaacacaacactatgagtagggtctagtgtacTTGTATAATGTTAGCTTTTCAAATTAACTTTCGCTTATTGTGACactagatttatttaaataagattgCAGCTATTTAACTGCGTATGTTTCAATCCAATTCAAATCACAAAGTAAGACAATAGCATGACTAGGTGATTGTTGTGTGACTAATCACTATTTGTGGTAGAAGTCAAAGGCCACTAAAATACTGTTCGAATGTTTTTAACTCAGCattcaaaaacaacaaaaaaaaacaattattgcCTAGCGGCGTAAAAAATAGATGCCTTTTTGAAAACTGCTCGAGTAAATGTAGACTTTTTAAAATATCCAGATACGGTTAATGGCTAAAAGCTTCATTTAGCGCTTACAGAAGTCAGCAGGGTTGTGGTACGGTGGGCACCGCAGCCCCGCGCTCGCTAGCGCCGGCAGCAGTGATGCTCGTGGGCCTTTGTACAGCGTCCGACCATCCACCAGACAGTATAGGGAGTCTATCTTCTCAAAAAGCAGCGCTGAAGGCTGGTGGATGGTCGCAATCAGTGTCCTGCCTCCTCGGGCTAGGCTGCTCAGCAGTGCGATGAGTGACGCTGATGCTGATGAGTCCAACCCCCTGGAATAGTTAAGTCACTTTTTAATGGCAAATCAAAAAATCACTTCTTGATACTTGGTAGCGTAGTTGTTAATTTATTCTTGGCAAATTATGTGTACTTTTACAACTGcatcatttaacaaaattatttgCGATTATGTCATTAAGATTATTCAATACCCACAATAAAAGGCTGTGGGTgggtttttaatttgtttttatttcaagtagaaacactactatacaaattataaactgaaagaaaaagtgaccaaggcctccagtgccccaggctggaacactgaagcctggggcactggaggccttggtcactttttcttagtatatgacatttatttcagttttgaaTCGAGCTAtccgaaaaatatttttgatgcaGTAATACTTTCGGCTAATATTTTGTGAACAATAtattaatagttaaaaaaaaagttgacttACGTAGTGGGTTCATCTAGAAATAGTAAAGATGGATCAGAGAGGAGTTCTAAAGCGACGCCGAGCCGTCTTCTCTGGCCCCCCGAGAGGTCTCTGCAAAGGGTCTGAGCCGCTCCACTGAGGCCTAGCAATGAAAGAATTTCAtatacctgaaataaaaaaaaaatacacttttatcAATATAATTCACTAGAACGCTTACAGTACTAGGGCTTCCAAAATAGTCGGTACTTTTACAGTGTTCCATCAAAATAGTTCCGAGTGAGTTGGTAGAATATCCGTTCCTAGAGAGTTTAGGTAGGTTTAGAATGACCAACATTCTAAACCTACCTAAACTCTGCGCGCCGCTTTCACTAATGCAGCTGAGTATAAACGCTTGTTACGTTTAATGACCGACGATCTATGTAGGAGTTGCATGTTTGAGCTTTCCAGTTGCCTACTTTCGGCCTAAACATGTGAAGAGAAAGTTATAATATCTGGTACCTATAGGTAATCTAGATTCTGAAGTAATTAAATACAGTTGTAGAAGTTTATGGCTCTACGCGGCTCGTGCAGCTAGTCAAAGTTTTACGAGTAAATAAAACGACACATAGTTTCACTCGCCCATTTTTCAATAGGAATCCCATAGTGACACAGGCCACATgttgagtaaattttttttatcgtatACAGCCATACTAACTTTTTCCTTCCTTTCGAGCGGCGAGAAGTCCGCCAGCTTGAGTGCCGCGGCTAGGGCCATGGCTTCGTACACCGTGAGGTAGGCGCGCAGGTCGTCGTGCTGGCGGATGTAGCgggcgccgccgcgcccgcccgacTGTGAGGCGCACGCGCACACGCCGTTGACGGAAATCTCGCCTTTAGCGCCTCGGGTACTGTGGGAATAGCAAGTTTAATGAAGTTTAAAGCCAGTTGCATCTTTCACAAGTAACGAAGGATGTGCTCCTGGTACTGgttttctataaatatatagatagtattagatattaaggatatctcgaacgatgttttagttttattctgtcaagtgtttgacaagtgacagatagttttgccgTTTGCAGTTAGATTACGACCGAGAGAAAAACTCAAGCGATTGAAGgaaggatttgtattgttttaattgtaaaaaactcaaagataaataaactattgtaaactaattcGGTATTTAAGTGAGACTTCTAATATCAGAAGTGGCATCAAGAACATTGAAGAATGGGCAGTAGTCAAAGAACAAAAAAGCAAAACTGGGACCGGCCATCATGTTCAGAGTTCATGTTGACAGAGCAGAGCAAACTGAGTGCCTAACAAATCTTGAATCCTGAGTATTGCTGCCTGAAAGCTTAGCCATAATGGCATATGGGTACTCATTTCAACAACAATGGCCATATGCTAATCTGAAAACATGCAAAGAAAGATATGAAAGTGGTTATTTAATGTTGAGTAATGCTTCATGTTACTAATATTTTAAGCATTCTAAGATGAAATGTAATGATTTTGAGAACAATCTACATGGGTAAACATACCCACAAAGGCCTAATTGTTGAATGATTGCACTCAAATGTGCAATATGGCCATGTGTAAAAGGTTTGGaggtttataaaatataatcaaaagATTGAATGGGAATGTCCAGATGTCTTCACAAATGGGTACTGCAGGTATTATGACTAAAGTTACCAAGGGGATGCTAtatttgccgctataacaaaagtTAAGTATACTCCACACATGTTCTTTGTTTCAACAAGTTGAAGTAATTGACGGTTTGATGCAAGCAAATCATAGACTACTACATCTCATTTTGTTGAAAATCTGACAATCAACAATATCATGAAATACATAAGTGGTACaaaagataaattaaaatataaataattggtGTACTAACATTTAAAGATGGCTTACTATAGCTCATACAGTATTGGATCTACAACTTAGTCAATATTTTGTTCACATGTTTTATTGACATTACTTAactcttatattttaatatgagaGTTTGTGACTTTTCTTGTAAGTTTGCATTTTGATGCAGCATGTTAATGAAATTGAAGCTATTATCATTTTTACAAGATgatatcccactgctgggcacaggcctcttcaggtcatatttaattaattctgATCAGACATTTAGTGTACagtattttgataaattattagAATATATTTAGTAATCAAGGATAGTTCAAATGTAATTTCAAATGTTGAATTCAACCATGATGTTATGCCAAACATAGATATTGTCCTGAACTATGGTTGCAGAATGTACTGGCAAGTGTCTGCACATCTGAGCGACTGCGAATCTGGAAGTCTAACGAGAGGCTACCTGTTTGAATGGCAGTGCGGTGCGAGACTGCATGCCTAAGCGGTGCATGGCTGTCGGGGCCATCGGAGTCGCTGAGCACCAACCGGCTACAGGCGGTGCTGCTTGCTGACATTCGGAGGCGAAGGCTTTTTGTCAGGAGGCAGCTGAACTGATGACTGATTGTGGAGATTGCTCGAGCGCAGTCCTATGTTCAATGTAGCAGATGGTCAGATCACAGCTGGTGTAGCCATAACTGTGTGATATGGTAGACCATGTGCCTAAGCTGGACCTTGTTTGCAGTTTTATATATTAAGTTCAGGGCTGCTTTAGAGACTAATGTGATTTGGAGTTAATTATCACAtcagatgaatattgttgatgttgtagactgagtgaccaggttcACACGGCTGCACTAGAGACTAGTGTAGTGCGGAGTGAAATGGCTCAcctcagatgaatattgttgatgttgtagactgagtgaccaggttcACACGGCTGCACTGGTGACTGGTGtggtgcggagtgaaatggaaatatcacctcagatgaatattgttgatgttttagactgagtgaccaggttcACACGGCTACTCTGGTGACTAGAGtggtgcggagtgaaatggaaaatgtcacctcagatgaatattgttgatgttttagacTGAGTGATCAGGTTCATACAGCCGCATTAGTGACTGGTGTGGTGTGGAGTGAAATGCCATCTCAGGTGgatattgttaatgttttggATTGACAAAGGGGATATACACGGCCGCATATTAGAGACCAGTGTATTGAAGGGTGAAATGTTACAAAATTTTGCGTAAATAAGGTTAATTAAACAAATTCATGATGGCACATTAGAGACTAATGTATGAACTTATGTATACTCGTGTGGTTCATTGAAAAATAAGGTTTTATACTGTTCAGTACCTGCTAGATTGAGTTTGAGGACAAACTTCTAGATTATCAGGTTGGCCGAATGTTAGATATTAAGGATATCTCGAAcgatgttttagttttattctgtcaagtgtttgacaagtgacagatagttttgccgcggttttggtaaaatgtgacattgacagttagatTACGACCGAGAGAAAAACTCAAGCGATTGAAGgaaggatttgtattgttttaattgtaaaaaactcaaagataaataaactattgtaaactaattcGGTATTTAAGTGAGACTTctaataatagtttattatttaagtaggaATATTACAGTGCGCTTATGAACATTAAATTAAGCTACA
The nucleotide sequence above comes from Cydia pomonella isolate Wapato2018A chromosome 2, ilCydPomo1, whole genome shotgun sequence. Encoded proteins:
- the LOC133534669 gene encoding ATP-binding cassette sub-family G member 1 translates to MKPAAESALSELGNNNVTPLLPRTSVLLEFKNIRCTINTFSLNKFRLEPRNILDGVDGCFKPGELTAIMGPSGAGKTTLLNILAGYTTRGAKGEISVNGVCACASQSGGRGGARYIRQHDDLRAYLTVYEAMALAAALKLADFSPLERKEKVYEILSLLGLSGAAQTLCRDLSGGQRRRLGVALELLSDPSLLFLDEPTTGLDSSASASLIALLSSLARGGRTLIATIHQPSALLFEKIDSLYCLVDGRTLYKGPRASLLPALASAGLRCPPYHNPADFLMEVASGEYDVDLVRTAKTMLRYKPEVNPDGTASWNVPTIPALPSPLDISSELRFKSVLGNTKHQLSHKKTMYRQSGLLRQTWILLYRNYLITTRNYSHFMLRVACHVIIALIFGYLYHGVGSEASSVLGNYVYLYGSMLLVVYTGKMSVALSFNLEMNILKGEHYNKWYNLGPYVVSILAVELPFQMISCVSYVVLSYWLTDNPMEPTRATLFLATIVITSLCAQSWGYFIGSTTPTKIAVFIGPILACLFSVFGFCLSLADTPMGFRWLHYISYFRAGFHVAVHSVYGFNRTNIYCSKEYCHYRTPSKFLNEMDMSYIDVGGNMMFIVGMTVVMHTLTCIALWYRLNKR